DNA sequence from the Nitrospinota bacterium genome:
CCATGATGAAAACCGGCGCCGACGGCGGGTGGAACCTGATCAACTACGGCGTCGCCTGGGGCCTGATCCCCTACACCGTCAGCAAATCATTCGGCATTGAAATCGGCCTCGATTACCGCGATTTTAACGGCAGCGCTCCCACCGCCGCCGACAGCCCGCTCTTCCTCAATGCCAAATTCGCCCTGCGCGAAGGGGCTCTCTTTTTCGATTACTTCCCCGCCATCGCCGTTGGCCTCCTCGATTACGGCGGTAAAAGCGGAGTCACCAACGCAAACATCATGTATTTCACCGCATCGGAAACTTTTTTCAGCTCTTTGCGGGCGGGAGCCGGCTTCTACAGCGGCAACGGCACCGTGCTGGTGGATGAAAACGGAAAAGCGGACAACAGCGGCCCGATGGTATCGCTCGACTGGCAGGTGAACAAAAAATGGTGGGCCGCCTTCGACTGGGCCAGCGGCAGAAGCCGCTACGGCACGCTGAACGTGGGGGCCGGATACCATCTGCGCCCGGACATAAAAATAATCGCCGCGTACGTCATGTTTAACAACTCGCAGATAAAGCCGGCGCTTTCGATTCAACTGTTGATGGATTTTTAAAGGGAGAAGACCATGGACTTCACCAGCCGCAAATGCCGGCCGCTGAAAGCGGGCACACCCCCGATGCCCCCCGGCTCCATCGCCACGGCGCTTCAGGCCGTTCCCGGCTGGGAACTGAAAGACGGGGTCATCACCCGCGAATTCGCTTTTAAAAATCACTACGAAGCCATCGCCTTCGTCAACGCCGTGGCTTGGGTCTCGCACACCGAGAACCACCACCCGGATATGTCCATTGGGTACAACCGGTGCCGGATCGGCTACGCCACCCACTCGGTGGGAGGAATCTCGGAAAACGACTTCATCTGCGCCGCGACGGTGAACGCGCTGGCCGGGATGGATGACAAATTAAAATAATGCCGCCGTTGGGCATTTTGATATAATTCCGCGGATGTTCATCGATTCTAAAGCGTCCGCCGTGCGTGGAACGGTGCGGATTCCAACATCCAAATCGCATTCCATACGGGCCGTTTTCCTTGCCGCCCTGGCCGAAGGAACCTCCACCATCCGTCACCGGCTGCGCAGCGCCGACGTCGATTCCGCCATCGCCGCCTGCAAAACGCTGGGCGCGGGGATAGAAGAATCTGGCGAAGTCCTTA
Encoded proteins:
- a CDS encoding 4a-hydroxytetrahydrobiopterin dehydratase is translated as MDFTSRKCRPLKAGTPPMPPGSIATALQAVPGWELKDGVITREFAFKNHYEAIAFVNAVAWVSHTENHHPDMSIGYNRCRIGYATHSVGGISENDFICAATVNALAGMDDKLK